The nucleotide sequence ATGCTAAAATTCGATTGTTAGAAGACCAAATAAAACGATACCGAACTTCTTTATTCGATTTTGAAAGTCTTAGTAAAGAAGCTCAGGTGAATTATAGCGAAATCAAGAACCTTGGCTATTCTAATCAGGTTGTTACCGATTTTCAGAAAGTCGATACCATTCCAACATTTACAATTACCTGGAAAGATAAAGTTACCGCTACTGAAAAAGAAAATAGCAGAAAGAAATTCGAAAACTGGTTAAATGTTCGGTTACAACTGGACACGCTAAATGTGAAATCTGCTAATTAGTAGCCCTGCAGTTGCGCTTCTCTTACTTTTTTAAATAGGTCTGAAGAATACACAAAATCGGTTACTGTCTTGTCTGTGGTCTTGAAAATTTCGTCTTTGTTACCAGTCCACGCCAAAACTCCATCTTTTAAAAACGCAATTTTTTCTCCAATTTCAAGAACCGAGTTCATATCGTGAGTAATGATAATTGTGGTTATGTCATACTCATGTGTGATTTTCTGAATTAAATTGTCAATAACCGTAGCGGTTGTTGGATCCAATCCCGAGTTAGGTTCATCACAAAATAAATATTTTGGCTGATTTACAATAGCGCGTGCTATAGAAACACGTTTTTGCATACCACCACTAATTTCCGAAGGGAATTTATCATCTGCACCAACAAGATTTACGCGTTCTAAAACAAGACTAACGCGTTCTTCCATCTTCGCTTTCTTCATCTTGGTGAACATTTTCAGCGGAAACATAACATTTTCTTTAACTGTCATAGAGTCAAAAAGTGCTCCTCCCTGAAAAACCATCCCTATTTCTTTCCGAAGTTCTCTTCTTTCTTCATCAGAAAATTCACTATAGGGTTTGCCATCGTATTCAATTACGCCTTGTTCAGGAGTAAAAAGACCGAGCATGTTTTTTAAAAAAACACTTTTTCCAGATCCAGATTGGCCAATTATTAAGTTGGTTTTTCCGCGTTCGAAAACAAAATCAATACCTTTTAAAACCTCTTCGCCATTGAAAGCTTTATGTAAACCTTTTACCTCTATCATAATTAACTAAGTAATAATTGAGTAACAACATAGTTGGTAACAATAAGTACCACACTGGTCCAAACAAATGCAGTGGTACTTGCATGACCAACCTCTAAGGCTCCTCCTTTCATGTAATACCCGTGATATGCGGGAACAGTAGAAAGAATAATTGCAAACAGAAATGTTTTTATGAATGCATATATAAGATGGAATGTAGTAAAATCATCCTGTAATCCTGTAATGAATTGTTCGGGAGATACAAATCCTCCAAATACTGCAGCAACATAAGCGCCTAGTATTCCTAAAAACATAGAGATAGCGATAACAAAAGGATACGTCATCATCGCTACAATTTTAGGGAAAATCAGGTAGTTTTTAGAGTTGATTCCCATAACCTCTAAAGCATCAATTTGTTCGGTTACCCGCATAGATCCGATACTTGATGTTATAAAAGAGCCCACTTTACCTGCCATAATTATGGAAATAAAAGTAGGAGCAAATTCTAAAATCACCGATTGTCGCGCTGCATAGGCTACGAGGCTTTTAGGAATTAATGGGTTGTTGAGGTTTAGTGCCGTTTGGATTGCAACAACTGCTCCTATAAAAAAAGAGAGAAAACATACAATACCCATCGAACCAATGATAAGTTCATCGATTTCCTTAAATATAAGATCCTTTAAGACCGATCTTTTGGTCATTCTGGCAAATATACCTTTCAGCATGATAAAGTATTCGCCAATGGAGTGCAGGTAGGTCATTAAACAATTTTTGTAAAGCTAAAATACTAAATTTTACTTCGAAAGTATTTAACGTAGAATTAATCTTTAAATTTATAAGTTTCTTACTTTTGAAGCATTCTTCAAAATAGTTATTATGAAACGAATATACCTGGCAACATTTATGTTGCTTTTTGCTTTCTCTACAAAAGCACAGCAATCAGAATTCAAAAATAAAAAACCAAAATTGGTAGTAGGAATCGTAGTCGATCAGATGCGATATGACTACCTGAATAAGTTTTGGAATAAATATGAAGAGGGCGGTTTTAAACGCTTAATAAAGGAAGGTTTTAACTTTAGAAATAATCATTTCAATTACGCGCCAACTTACACCGGTCCGGGACATACCTCTGTTTGGACAGGAACTAGCCCAATGAATCATGGGATTATCGGCAATAACTGGTATGATAAGTTTGCGGGAGAAATGGTGTATTGCGCACAGGACGATGATGTAGAATCTGTTGGCACTAAAACCGATGCAGGTAAAATGTCTCCGCATCGTATCGAAGCGACGACGCTATCAGATCAAAACAGACTCAACACGCAGTTTAGAGGAAAAACAATCGGAGTATCTATTAAAGATCGTGGTTCTATTCTTCCGGCGGGACATACAGCAAATGGTGCTTATTGGTACTCTGGTGGTAACGATGGGAAATTTATCACAAGCACGTATTACATGGAAGAATTACCTGAATGGGTTGAGGATTTCAATAAATCTGGAAAAGCAGATTCTTACCTAAAAGAATGGAATACACTTTACGACATTGAAACCTACACAGAAAGTGGGGAAGATGATAATGATTTTGAAAACGGTTTTAAAGGAAAGGATAAAGCTACTTTTCCCTATGATCTTAAAAAATTAAGTAAGAAAAATGGTAAATATAGCCTGATTCCTCAAACACCATATGGTGATGATATCACTTTGGATTTTGCACTTGCAGCAATTAAAGGAGAAGATTTAGGTAAAGATGAAGATACCGATATTTTAACCCTTAGTTTTTCTAGTACCGATAAGGTAGGGCATAACTTTGGCGCAAACTCTAAAGAAGTAGAGGATACTTACCTAAGATTAGATAAAAATCTATCTGATCTTTTAAGTTATTTAGATGAAAATGTTGGAGAAGGAGAATATACTATTTTCCTTACTGCAGATCATGGTGGTGGTCATGTTGGTGGTTTTCTTGATAAGAATAGAATCCCAACCGGAGATTTAGATTATGATAAATTGGAAGAAGACTTTTCTGCTTTTTCTACGGAAAAATTTGGCGACGGACTTATCAAAAATGTATCAAACAATCAGATATTTTTTGATTACAAATACATAGCAGATAATGATTTGAATCCAGCTGAGGTAGAAACGAAAATCGAACATTTTTTAATTCAGCAGCCAGGTGTTTATAAAGTGTATACTCGAAGTGAGTTACAGGGCAACAACTTTTCTAATGGATTAGGTTATGTTGTTCAAAACGGATTCAACCAAAAAAGAAGTGGAGATGTAATTATAGTAACGCATCCGGGAAGTGGTTACGGTAAAGGTTCTACCCATGGTAGTGTTTTTAACTATGATACGCACACCCCATTGCTGTTTTTTGGAGCAGGCGTACCAAAAGGGGAAACTTACGAGCGTTCAGAGATTGTGGATATTGCGCCAACCATGGCAGCAATTTTAGGAATAGAATATCCTAATGCTACAAGTGGTAAACCATTAGCGATAATGTTGGATAAAGCTTCAGAATAAAATAAACTGAAATAACTAAAAAGCTCCTGAGTTTAGATAAATTCAGGAGCTTTTTTTATTGGCACCGCCAAACGGTTTGATATTCGATGGCTTGCCTTGAAATTGAAAATTCGTTTCCGGACTATGACTTATGGGCTTTACCTAAGATGGTTTATTCAATTCTGTAGTCAAAAAATAAATGTTGTTATTTAATAATTTTGCCCTTCATTTTTTTCCAGCGTAAGTCTCTAATAAATTTTCCTTCTTCTTTGGAAACTAATAAAGGTTCATTTGCTTTTTTTGCCTGAAAATAGCCTTTTAAATACGACGGAAATAGACCGTAGTCTTTTTTCATAAAAGCTAATTTGGCTGAAGCAATTCCTGTAATTAAAAATCCATATCCTAATCTATAAAATGCTTTTCCCTGTTTGTAGCGAGAAGCTTTGGTGTTATAATTAGCTCCGGTAGGTTTTAAGTGTTTTACGTGCAGTTTTTCAGTAGTTTCGATCTTCCAATCGTGAAACTGGGCTAAAAGCTCATCTACCGTATCCCAGCCCATCGCAGGTTTTAATCCTCCAATAGCTGTAAAGCATTCTTTGCGATAACATTTTAAAGCACCCCGAATGTGATCTTTATCGGTAAGATTTTCGATAATCCAGTCGCCATTTTTTTCGATCGTACAATGTCCGGCGGCCATTCCGATTTTTGAATCTTTTTTGAAAATTTCAACGATAGTTTCTAAGTAATTTTCAGGAAAAATCAAATCAGCATCGAACTTACAGATCAGATCATAGTTTTCATCTAATTCTGCTAAACCAGCATTAAAAGCATTGATCACTTTGCTTCCCGGTTGATGCGCCTCAGAAGAGGTGGTATTTTTTAGCTGAATAAAAGGATGCTTTTCGATAAAATCCTGAACAATTTTTGGAGTGTCATCGGTGCTTTGGTCGTTTACGACAACAATTTTACTTGGTAGAAAAGTTTGGCTAACCAAAGACTGAAGGGTTAATCCAATAAAATCTGCTTCGTTGTGTGCCGGTATGGCGATGTAAATTTTCAAAAGCTAAAGTTTAGCGTAAACTTACGATATTCTATAATTTCAGAATAAATTTTATAAATCGAAGTTTTTTCGAAAAAGATATCTCAAAATGAGAATGATATCATACAAATGCCTCATGGGTTTGTTTCCGGGTATTTACTAGTAGTCTATGAGGGTTTGTATCCTTAGTGAAATTTTGATTAATACTCGATTTGATTTGTAGTTAAAGTAAACTCTTTGTTATTATTAAATTTAAATGTTGTTCTAAAAATATAAGTGTCTACTTCAGTCTCTTTACTATCAAAAGATAGAACAATGTATTCTGGAAATGATTCTTTACATCTCGATACAAATTCTTCTATTGTCAATTCATACTTTGCAAAAGTATGTTGACTATTGATTTCTGGAGTCAAAATAAATTTTATGACATCAGAGTCGTTATTAATTGTATAAAATTGATCGTCATTCTTTTTTACCTCTACGGTAACACTTTCAAGTCTGTCATAATATAGTAATTGGCGGTCTATAATGAAACCATCTTTTGCATTTTCGGCATCTATTTTTCTATAATACTCTATTAAAGTTTCACGACTGTTAGATATGAAATCAAAATAAACTAAAATCTCATTTTTATTTATAAAGTCAGTTATTGAGTTTGGTTTAATTACAGGGAAATTATCAGGGATTTGATAAATAGTTGCATAGTCTAAGTTGATTGTGTCAATAATAATTCCTTCTTCCATTATAGCTGTAATATCTGAGGAAGTTGTTTCATTAGAGATATCATCATCCCTGTATTCACAGGCGCCAAGGAGTAATATACAAATGGAGAATAATACTTTTTTCATAGTTTCAGTTTATATAATTCTGTACTAGAGAGATACAAAAAAAGTGAAATGGTTGCGTTATTGAATCCAGACTCTTCAAAAATGACACACAACTAACGATTAACGATACAATAACTTTAAATTGTTCTATTTTCGTTCCGCATAAACTGCATAATAACGCGGAGTAAATCGTCTAAAAATCGGCCGAATTCCAACCTTGTTCACAGGATTAGTCCATTGTAAGCGATCTTTGATTTTCCATCCCGTTTTCTCTAATAGCCAATCGAATTGCCAGTCTTCAAATTCATGATAGTGGCGATCACGCATATCGGTTTTACTACGATATGCTTCAGAAAACCATAATTTTAACGGCACGGTAGTCACTAATTTATCGGCTTCAATATTTTTTAGAATCGTATAAGGATTCAATAAATGTTCAAAAATTTCAAAGGCAGTAACGACTTCGAAATCTTGC is from Zunongwangia endophytica and encodes:
- a CDS encoding glycosyltransferase family 2 protein, which gives rise to MKIYIAIPAHNEADFIGLTLQSLVSQTFLPSKIVVVNDQSTDDTPKIVQDFIEKHPFIQLKNTTSSEAHQPGSKVINAFNAGLAELDENYDLICKFDADLIFPENYLETIVEIFKKDSKIGMAAGHCTIEKNGDWIIENLTDKDHIRGALKCYRKECFTAIGGLKPAMGWDTVDELLAQFHDWKIETTEKLHVKHLKPTGANYNTKASRYKQGKAFYRLGYGFLITGIASAKLAFMKKDYGLFPSYLKGYFQAKKANEPLLVSKEEGKFIRDLRWKKMKGKIIK
- a CDS encoding methyltransferase; translated protein: MYENTYPGKRFQKTLEFLNKHVKAPSNILDLGIQNPFSEIMLKEGYEITNTTGEDLDEKFDIVKQDFEVVTAFEIFEHLLNPYTILKNIEADKLVTTVPLKLWFSEAYRSKTDMRDRHYHEFEDWQFDWLLEKTGWKIKDRLQWTNPVNKVGIRPIFRRFTPRYYAVYAERK
- a CDS encoding ABC transporter ATP-binding protein is translated as MIEVKGLHKAFNGEEVLKGIDFVFERGKTNLIIGQSGSGKSVFLKNMLGLFTPEQGVIEYDGKPYSEFSDEERRELRKEIGMVFQGGALFDSMTVKENVMFPLKMFTKMKKAKMEERVSLVLERVNLVGADDKFPSEISGGMQKRVSIARAIVNQPKYLFCDEPNSGLDPTTATVIDNLIQKITHEYDITTIIITHDMNSVLEIGEKIAFLKDGVLAWTGNKDEIFKTTDKTVTDFVYSSDLFKKVREAQLQGY
- a CDS encoding MlaE family ABC transporter permease; protein product: MTYLHSIGEYFIMLKGIFARMTKRSVLKDLIFKEIDELIIGSMGIVCFLSFFIGAVVAIQTALNLNNPLIPKSLVAYAARQSVILEFAPTFISIIMAGKVGSFITSSIGSMRVTEQIDALEVMGINSKNYLIFPKIVAMMTYPFVIAISMFLGILGAYVAAVFGGFVSPEQFITGLQDDFTTFHLIYAFIKTFLFAIILSTVPAYHGYYMKGGALEVGHASTTAFVWTSVVLIVTNYVVTQLLLS
- the pafA gene encoding alkaline phosphatase PafA; the protein is MKRIYLATFMLLFAFSTKAQQSEFKNKKPKLVVGIVVDQMRYDYLNKFWNKYEEGGFKRLIKEGFNFRNNHFNYAPTYTGPGHTSVWTGTSPMNHGIIGNNWYDKFAGEMVYCAQDDDVESVGTKTDAGKMSPHRIEATTLSDQNRLNTQFRGKTIGVSIKDRGSILPAGHTANGAYWYSGGNDGKFITSTYYMEELPEWVEDFNKSGKADSYLKEWNTLYDIETYTESGEDDNDFENGFKGKDKATFPYDLKKLSKKNGKYSLIPQTPYGDDITLDFALAAIKGEDLGKDEDTDILTLSFSSTDKVGHNFGANSKEVEDTYLRLDKNLSDLLSYLDENVGEGEYTIFLTADHGGGHVGGFLDKNRIPTGDLDYDKLEEDFSAFSTEKFGDGLIKNVSNNQIFFDYKYIADNDLNPAEVETKIEHFLIQQPGVYKVYTRSELQGNNFSNGLGYVVQNGFNQKRSGDVIIVTHPGSGYGKGSTHGSVFNYDTHTPLLFFGAGVPKGETYERSEIVDIAPTMAAILGIEYPNATSGKPLAIMLDKASE